A part of Crassostrea angulata isolate pt1a10 chromosome 5, ASM2561291v2, whole genome shotgun sequence genomic DNA contains:
- the LOC128183384 gene encoding protein draper-like isoform X2 has product MYGSSVYYKKRWLNLRENLPIICLSLLNYTYANGCEGFFKGCCPGSTWNSISQQCERCFPGYTGEKCSVPCPYPYYGVDCQRTCNCSRDKCDVSSGCMDVTTSHIIGKTKTNNDEHSRIFSTSTYTHTLDIEESDKCRPGYIGKYCRARCIYPYFGKECEAECNCSEPMCDVATGCGAVDRGMTPYVYDETVCFILLFLIHSQPILFQHSYF; this is encoded by the exons ATGTATGGAAGTTCGGTGTATTACAAAAAACGGTGGCTTAACTTGCGTGAAAATCTTCCAATCATATGCTTAAGCTTACTTAATTACACTTATGCAAATGGATGTGAagg ATTCTTTAAAGGTTGCTGTCCAGGTTCAACTTGGAATTCCATATCTCAGCAATGTGAAA GATGTTTCCCAGGCTACACAGGAGAAAAATGTTCAGTGCCGTGTCCTTATCCTTATTACGGAGTGGACTGTCAAAGAACGTGCAACTGTAGCAGAGACAAGTGTGATGTTTCCTCAGGATGTATGGATGTGACTACAA GCCATATCATTGGGAAGACGAAGACAAATAATGACGAGCATTCCAGAATCTTCTCGACGAGCACTT ATACCCATACTTTAGATATCGAGGAGTCTGATAAATGTCGCCCTGGATACATCGGAAAATACTGCAGAGCAAGATGTATTTATCCTTATTTTGGAAAGGAATGTGAGGCAGAATGCAATTGTAGCGAACCGATGTGTGATGTGGCTACTGGATGTGGAGCTGTTGATAGAGGTATGACTCCATATGTTTACGATGAAACAGTCTGTTTCATTTTACTTTTCTTAATTCATTCGCAACCAATTTTGTTTCAACATTCTTATTTTTGA
- the LOC128183384 gene encoding protein draper-like isoform X1: MYGSSVYYKKRWLNLRENLPIICLSLLNYTYANGCEGFFKGCCPGSTWNSISQQCERCFPGYTGEKCSVPCPYPYYGVDCQRTCNCSRDKCDVSSGCMDVTTSHIIGKTKTNNDEHSRIFSTSTLDTHTLDIEESDKCRPGYIGKYCRARCIYPYFGKECEAECNCSEPMCDVATGCGAVDRGMTPYVYDETVCFILLFLIHSQPILFQHSYF; the protein is encoded by the exons ATGTATGGAAGTTCGGTGTATTACAAAAAACGGTGGCTTAACTTGCGTGAAAATCTTCCAATCATATGCTTAAGCTTACTTAATTACACTTATGCAAATGGATGTGAagg ATTCTTTAAAGGTTGCTGTCCAGGTTCAACTTGGAATTCCATATCTCAGCAATGTGAAA GATGTTTCCCAGGCTACACAGGAGAAAAATGTTCAGTGCCGTGTCCTTATCCTTATTACGGAGTGGACTGTCAAAGAACGTGCAACTGTAGCAGAGACAAGTGTGATGTTTCCTCAGGATGTATGGATGTGACTACAA GCCATATCATTGGGAAGACGAAGACAAATAATGACGAGCATTCCAGAATCTTCTCGACGAGCACTT TAGATACCCATACTTTAGATATCGAGGAGTCTGATAAATGTCGCCCTGGATACATCGGAAAATACTGCAGAGCAAGATGTATTTATCCTTATTTTGGAAAGGAATGTGAGGCAGAATGCAATTGTAGCGAACCGATGTGTGATGTGGCTACTGGATGTGGAGCTGTTGATAGAGGTATGACTCCATATGTTTACGATGAAACAGTCTGTTTCATTTTACTTTTCTTAATTCATTCGCAACCAATTTTGTTTCAACATTCTTATTTTTGA
- the LOC128185149 gene encoding uncharacterized protein LOC128185149, protein MASDGTSPVVIPHTLGEVPAKVDVQVKVTYNGIEYMFPGMGSAPRDDDLAADYGGVGYLYNELEVKVYVPVATNSGNGPGWAITTGGALYAGPFVGSFTSCDVRVRAWKLSYWPTPNFVGSAPISKSSPYADVPHGLGVYPDFVTVQLTLSDGYVSEAQGTTTTTSDHSTKWVNSCGTIFGVTDSSVTLWAAAGADDFVACFKDGWGTEDVSYSSASVDIRAWVLTPSEVIQNDVYPYTQSVTSLPTELQLTSLFHSDFHIVIVETKDNSVAHGRAFYGAGSASQGELNEAFGGTVYGYSQSQAVLWTSDVSYGKPIYVDGIWGGGTDPLQVSDVLITIRVIATGALIIPVVACPPPPSIADGYYDLSNDTVQYFCNEGFSANQTKSIFNCNNTIWENITFSCEVMLCQEPITISNAVHVSNGYQNGSQTLYSCIQGYAGNIGNRITTCDGTHWSNTTLTCENIISKSCGLPPYIKDAFLEIENDTVTYHCREGHIANQTMNTAHCINGQWTQLSLGCINTNCGTPPIIPNTLRLSNGFNNESVTLYSCNSGFSSNGEDPTIFCNGTHWSITQFNCLGNTCTLKKFTLHSLFMLSYKGIQCTLD, encoded by the exons ATGGCATCTGACGGGACAAGCCCTGTTGTTATACCCCACACATTAGGGGAAGTTCCCGCAAAAGTTGATGTCCAAGTAAAGGTAACATATAATGGAATAGAATATATGTTTCCTGGGATGGGGTCTGCGCCTAGGGACGACGATTTGGCCGCTGATTACGGAGGAGTTGGATACCTGTATAATGAATTGGAAGTAAAGGTATACGTACCTGTGGCAACAAATTCAGGAAATGGACCAGGCTGGGCGATAACAACAG GCGGTGCATTGTATGCAGGTCCTTTTGTTGGATCATTTACAAGCTGTGACGTCAGAGTGAGAGCATGGAAACTGTCGTACTGGCCTACTCCGAATTTTGTCGGATCAGCAcccatttcaaaat CTTCACCATATGCTGATGTACCACATGGTCTCGGAGTTTACCCGGATTTTGTGACTGTTCAGCTAACACTGTCAGATGGATATGTGTCGGAAGCCCAAG GAACGACTACGACGACGTCTGATCATAGTACGAAGTGGGTCAACTCCTGTGGGACAATATTTGGTGTCACTGACTCCTCGGTCACTCTCTGGGCGGCTGCTGGAGCAG ATGACTTTGTCGCTTGCTTCAAAGATGGCTGGGGTACAGAGGATGTATCGTATAGTTCAGCAAGCGTAGACATAAGAGCCTGGGTACTTACCCCTTCAGAGGTCATACAAAATGATGTGTATCCATATACACAAAGTGTGACGTCATTGCCAACGGAACTACAACTCACCTCTTTATTTCATAGCGACTTTCATATTGTTATTGTGGAG ACAAAAGACAATTCCGTCGCCCACGGTCGTGCTTTTTACGGTGCTGGGTCTGCCAGCCAAGGAGAGTTGAATGAAGCATTTGGAGGGACTGTGTATGGATACAGCCAATCACAGGCCGTTTTATGGACTTCTGATGTGTCCTATGGGAAACCAATTTACGTCGACGGTATATGGGGTGGTGGTACAGACCCTCTTCAAGTGTCTGATGTTCTTATAACTATCAGAGTAATTGCAACTGGAGCTCTTATAATTCCTGTAG tcgcATGTCCTCCTCCACCGTCTATTGCCGATGGTTATTATGATTTGAGTAACGACACAGTCCAGTATTTCTGTAATGAGGGTTTTTCAGCCAACCAAACAAAGAGTATATTTAATTGTAACAACACCATTTGGGAGAACATCACATTTTCTTGCGAAG TGATGTTGTGTCAGGAACCGATCACCATTTCTAAcgctgtacatgtatctaatggATATCAGAACGGAAGTCAGACTTTGTATTCTTGCATACAGGGATACGCTGGAAATATTGGAAACAGGATAACAACCTGTGATGGAACACACTGGTCAAACACAACCTTGACTTGTG aAAACATAATATCGAAGTCTTGTGGACTTCCACCTTATATAAAGGATGCGTTCCTGGAAATAGAAAACGATACTGTTACTTATCACTGTCGTGAAGGCCATATTGCGAACCAAACAATGAACACAGCACACTGCATCAACGGACAGTGGACACAACTCTCATTGGGATgcataa ATACAAATTGTGGCACTCCGCCCATAATACCAAACACTTTGAGACTTAGCAACGGGTTCAACAACGAGAGTGTGACATTATACTCTTGCAACTCAGGATTTTCCTCAAACGGTGAAGATCCAACAATATTCTGCAATGGAACTCATTGGTCGATTACCCAGTTTAATTGTTTAGGTAACACCTGTACCTTGAAAAAGTTTACCCTTCATTCTCTTTTTATGCTGTCATATAAGGGTATACAGTGTACTTTGGATTAA
- the LOC128185150 gene encoding sushi, von Willebrand factor type A, EGF and pentraxin domain-containing protein 1-like: MSQFCPSPLDIANTDKISSGFSNGSLTVYRCVSGFVSNGADPYISCNGTHWSNTVFSCSGGFCLPPPDIANTIKISNGSNTGSLTVYTCVSGFVENGEDPFISCNGTHWTNTLFACSVSSECGPPPSLPNASYFLENQTTAVYNCLSGFTPSNANNAIHCKDSNWSNISLTCTSQLCTSPPEVPNAVKIISGFSNGSLTVYTCVSGFVANEEVPYISCNGTHWTNTLFACSVASDCGPPPSLPDTSYILENQTTAVYSCLPGYTSNNSNNAIYCKDSVWSNISLTCIE; the protein is encoded by the exons ATGT CGCAATTCTGTCCTTCTCCACTGGATATTGCCAACACAGACAAGATATCTAGCGGATTCAGCAACGGAAGTTTAACAGTTTACAGATGCGTGTCAGGGTTTGTTTCAAACGGGGCGGATCCTTATATCTCCTGTAATGGAACGCACTGGTCTAATACTGTGTTTTCTTGTTCTG GCGGGTTCTGTCTTCCGCCGCCGGATATTGCAAACACAATTAAAATCTCCAATGGATCAAATACCGGAAGTTTAACAGTTTACACATGCGTGTCAGGATTTGTTGAAAACGGAGAGGATCCCTTTATATCCTGTAATGGGACACACTGGACAAATACGTTGTTTGCTTGCTCTG TTTCCAGTGAATGTGGGCCTCCACCAAGTCTACCCAATGCAAGTTACTTTTTGGAGAATCAAACAACGGCTGTTTACAACTGTTTGTCTGGTTTCACGCCCAGCAACGCAAACAATGCGATCCATTGTAAAGACTCTAATTGGAGCAATATCAGCTTAACGTGTACTT CCCAGTTATGCACCTCTCCCCCGGAGGTCCCTAACGCTGTCAAAATAATCAGTGGATTCAGCAACGGAAGTTTAACAGTTTACACATGCGTATCAGGGTTTGTTGCCAACGAAGAGGTTCCGTATATTTCTTGTAACGGAACACATTGGACAAACACGTTGTTTGCTTGCTCTG TTGCCAGTGACTGTGGGCCCCCTCCAAGCCTCCCAGATACTAGCTATATTCTGGAGAATCAGACAACAGCGGTGTACAGCTGTTTACCGGGCTATACATCTAACAACTCCAACAACGCAATCTACTGTAAGGACTCTGTATGGAGCAATATCAGCTTAACATGCATTG AGTAA